A genomic segment from Leptolyngbya boryana PCC 6306 encodes:
- a CDS encoding cation diffusion facilitator family transporter yields MLFDNRSTVRKVLLITLFLNLFVLLLKAVVGWLTGSLSLLADALHSLTDSASNILGLASSRFSSPLPDRDHPYGHQKYEAIGALGVAAFLGIACFEIVQSAIERIGKNHIVAISGTELWLLLLVLGVNLFVTFYERREGLRVNSPILIADAQHTMSDVWVTISVLGGLIGIWVFNWQWLDVVLAFPVAILVFRSGWSVLKQNLPWLVDEIAIAPEAIHAIAMSVPGVLNCHDIASRGVVGRQTFIEMHLVVDTNEVETAHQITEDVEAKLMERYSPVRVIIHVEPPSYQENHISFGV; encoded by the coding sequence ATGCTTTTCGATAATCGATCGACAGTTCGCAAAGTTTTATTGATCACTTTATTCTTAAATCTCTTTGTTTTGCTGCTCAAGGCAGTGGTCGGTTGGCTAACAGGTTCGCTGAGTTTACTTGCTGATGCACTGCATAGCCTAACGGATAGTGCGAGTAACATTTTGGGATTAGCTTCAAGTCGGTTTTCTTCGCCTTTGCCCGATCGCGATCACCCCTATGGTCATCAGAAATATGAAGCGATCGGAGCTTTAGGAGTCGCTGCGTTTCTAGGCATTGCCTGTTTTGAAATCGTGCAAAGTGCGATCGAGCGCATTGGAAAAAACCATATTGTGGCGATCTCTGGTACGGAATTGTGGTTGTTATTGCTGGTGCTAGGTGTGAACCTATTTGTCACGTTCTACGAACGACGAGAAGGACTCCGGGTAAATAGTCCCATTCTGATTGCCGACGCTCAACATACGATGAGTGACGTTTGGGTGACGATCAGTGTGCTAGGAGGGCTGATTGGAATTTGGGTATTCAACTGGCAATGGTTAGATGTAGTCCTAGCATTTCCAGTCGCGATTCTCGTTTTCCGAAGTGGCTGGTCAGTCCTGAAGCAGAATTTGCCGTGGTTAGTCGATGAAATTGCGATCGCGCCTGAAGCCATTCATGCGATCGCGATGTCGGTTCCGGGCGTGTTGAACTGTCACGATATTGCTTCGCGGGGTGTGGTTGGGCGACAGACGTTTATCGAAATGCACTTGGTTGTGGACACGAATGAGGTTGAGACTGCCCATCAGATTACAGAAGACGTGGAAGCAAAACTGATGGAGCGTTATAGTCCGGTGCGGGTGATCATTCACGTTGAACCGCCTTCTTATCAGGAAAATCACATTAGTTTTGGGGTTTAA
- a CDS encoding WD40 domain-containing protein, producing MSDVFISYSRKDKSFVQKLYDALRSQNQETWVDWDSIEKTEEWWSAIERGIEGTNTFVFVISPDSVTSEICRDEIDHAVKHNKRLVPLVCRDVENVAQVHPALGKLNWLFLREQDPFEVTFAELIRAIETDLEHVRSHTRILQRAIEWEREGRNPSFVLRGDDLQRAQTWLTAAEQEEPKPTELQREYISASHASEEAATILLQAGQRAKRLVQIGSGVLALTLVGSAIAAGLAWRTTEEAKAGTRIERVGALALRRFDTDQADGLRLAMQAGFELRKWTAGKSLDQYPAISPFLVLQSGLEKIRETKIPSNQGIVRSVSFSPDGTRIATGGNDGSIKLWDKDGKPITTINSNQDIVWSVAFSSDGTRIAAGGNDGSTKLGDKDGKLITTINSNQGSVLSVAFSPDGARIATGGDAGSIKLWNKDGKLITTINGNQGSVRSVAFSPDGTRIAAGGDAGSIKLWNKDGKLITTINGNQGSVRSVAFSPDGTRIATGGDAGSIKLWSKDGKLITTINGNQGSVRSVAFSPDGTRIATGGDAGSVKLWDKDGKLITTINSHQGSVWSVAFSPEGTRIAIGGDAGSTKLWDKDGKPITTINSHQGSIGSVSFSPDGTRIAIGGDAGSIKLWDKDGKLITTINSHQGSIGSVSFSPDGTRIAIGGDAGSIKLWDKDGKPITTINSNQGGVESVSFSPDGTRIAIIGNDGSTTLWDKDGKLITTINSNQSGVRSMALSPDGTRIAIVGNDGSVKLWDKDGKLITTINSNQGSVRSVAFSPDGTRIATVGNDGNTKLWDKDGKLITTINSNQGRVWSVSFSPDGTRIATVGNDSSVKLWDKDGKLITTINSNQGSVRSVAFSPDGMRIATIGNDDSTKLWDKDGNQVGQFEGGSPAFSPDWQTIAIVQNPSYFGAPLPDSQPSIVNIYRVDLNLDSLLRRACQRLKPYILDDPKQRTEQSQCEQHLEERWEAERTAK from the coding sequence ATGAGTGATGTTTTTATCTCTTACTCCCGGAAAGATAAATCGTTTGTTCAAAAATTGTATGATGCGCTGCGATCGCAGAATCAGGAAACTTGGGTCGATTGGGATTCGATCGAAAAAACTGAGGAATGGTGGAGCGCGATCGAGCGAGGCATCGAAGGGACAAATACGTTTGTGTTTGTGATCTCACCGGATTCGGTCACATCAGAAATTTGTCGTGACGAGATCGACCACGCGGTGAAGCATAACAAACGCTTGGTTCCTTTGGTTTGTCGTGATGTGGAGAATGTTGCTCAGGTGCATCCGGCACTGGGGAAGTTAAATTGGCTGTTTTTGCGGGAGCAAGACCCGTTTGAGGTGACGTTTGCAGAATTGATTCGTGCGATCGAGACGGATTTGGAGCATGTGCGATCGCATACGCGGATTTTGCAACGAGCGATCGAATGGGAGCGTGAGGGACGTAATCCGAGTTTTGTGCTGCGGGGCGATGATTTGCAACGGGCGCAAACTTGGCTGACGGCAGCAGAACAAGAAGAACCGAAGCCAACGGAACTTCAGCGGGAATACATCAGCGCTAGTCATGCAAGTGAGGAAGCCGCGACGATTTTGCTTCAGGCGGGACAACGGGCAAAGCGATTAGTGCAGATTGGGTCTGGAGTGTTGGCACTGACGCTGGTGGGATCAGCGATCGCGGCAGGCTTGGCATGGAGAACAACAGAGGAAGCAAAAGCGGGAACTCGGATTGAACGAGTGGGAGCTTTGGCGCTGAGGCGATTTGATACGGATCAAGCGGATGGATTGCGGCTGGCGATGCAGGCAGGCTTTGAATTGCGAAAGTGGACGGCGGGGAAATCACTGGATCAGTATCCTGCGATTTCCCCGTTCTTAGTACTTCAATCTGGTTTAGAAAAGATTCGAGAAACAAAGATTCCAAGCAATCAAGGCATCGTTAGGAGTGTGTCGTTCAGTCCCGATGGAACGCGGATTGCCACAGGTGGGAACGATGGCAGCATCAAGCTGTGGGACAAAGACGGCAAACCGATTACTACGATCAACAGTAATCAAGACATCGTTTGGAGTGTAGCGTTCAGTTCCGATGGAACGCGGATTGCCGCAGGCGGGAACGATGGCAGCACCAAACTGGGGGACAAAGACGGCAAGTTGATTACTACAATCAACAGCAATCAGGGCAGCGTTTTGAGTGTGGCATTCAGTCCCGATGGAGCGCGGATTGCCACAGGCGGAGACGCTGGCAGCATCAAACTGTGGAACAAAGACGGCAAGTTGATTACTACAATCAACGGCAATCAAGGCAGCGTTAGAAGTGTAGCGTTCAGCCCGGATGGAACACGGATTGCCGCGGGCGGAGACGCTGGCAGCATCAAACTGTGGAACAAAGACGGCAAGTTGATTACTACAATCAACGGCAATCAGGGCAGCGTTAGAAGTGTAGCGTTCAGCCCGGATGGAACACGGATTGCCACAGGCGGAGACGCTGGCAGCATCAAACTGTGGAGCAAAGACGGCAAGTTGATTACTACAATCAACGGCAATCAGGGCAGCGTTAGAAGTGTAGCGTTCAGCCCGGATGGAACACGGATTGCCACAGGCGGAGACGCTGGCAGCGTCAAACTGTGGGACAAAGACGGCAAGTTGATTACTACGATCAACAGCCATCAGGGCAGCGTTTGGAGTGTGGCGTTCAGTCCCGAGGGAACGCGGATTGCCATCGGTGGAGATGCTGGCAGCACCAAACTGTGGGACAAAGACGGCAAACCGATTACTACGATCAACAGCCATCAAGGCAGCATTGGGAGTGTGTCGTTCAGTCCTGATGGAACGCGGATTGCCATCGGCGGAGATGCTGGCAGCATCAAACTGTGGGACAAAGACGGCAAGTTGATTACTACGATCAACAGCCATCAAGGCAGCATTGGGAGTGTGTCGTTCAGTCCCGATGGAACGCGGATTGCCATCGGCGGAGATGCTGGCAGCATCAAACTGTGGGACAAAGACGGCAAACCGATTACTACAATCAACAGCAATCAAGGCGGCGTTGAGAGTGTGTCGTTCAGCCCGGATGGAACACGGATTGCCATAATCGGGAACGATGGCAGTACTACACTCTGGGACAAAGACGGCAAACTGATTACTACGATCAACAGCAATCAAAGCGGCGTTAGGAGTATGGCGCTCAGCCCCGATGGAACACGGATTGCCATAGTCGGGAACGATGGCAGCGTCAAACTGTGGGACAAAGACGGCAAACTGATTACTACGATCAACAGCAATCAGGGCAGCGTTAGGAGTGTAGCGTTCAGCCCGGATGGAACGCGGATTGCCACAGTCGGAAACGATGGCAACACCAAACTGTGGGACAAAGACGGCAAACTGATTACTACGATCAACAGCAATCAAGGTAGAGTGTGGAGTGTGTCGTTCAGCCCAGATGGAACGCGGATTGCCACAGTCGGGAACGATAGCAGCGTCAAACTGTGGGACAAAGACGGCAAACTGATTACTACAATCAACAGCAATCAGGGCAGCGTTAGGAGTGTAGCGTTCAGCCCAGATGGAATGCGGATTGCCACAATCGGGAACGATGACAGCACCAAGCTCTGGGACAAAGACGGCAATCAAGTCGGACAGTTTGAGGGAGGATCGCCCGCATTCAGTCCAGATTGGCAAACGATCGCGATCGTCCAAAATCCCTCTTATTTCGGCGCACCACTCCCCGATTCCCAACCATCGATCGTCAACATCTACCGCGTTGATCTCAACCTCGATTCTCTTCTGCGACGCGCCTGCCAACGCCTCAAACCCTACATCCTCGACGACCCCAAGCAGAGAACCGAGCAGAGCCAATGTGAACAGCATTTAGAAGAACGTTGGGAAGCAGAGCGAACTGCGAAATGA
- a CDS encoding type II toxin-antitoxin system VapC family toxin has product MQFEQAFLAATKIFLDTAPVIYYIERNAQYFAIVQPIFQEIQNGTFQAVTSPITLAECLILPTRQGLQKLQQDFTAVIVSGTNTFFQPSDTAVGCKTAEIRVKYNLKLPDALQISTAIVAGCDVFLTNDTALERVTELRVVTIKNLTLSS; this is encoded by the coding sequence ATGCAATTTGAGCAAGCTTTTTTAGCAGCAACTAAGATTTTCTTAGATACTGCTCCAGTCATCTACTACATTGAGCGAAATGCTCAGTATTTTGCGATCGTTCAACCCATTTTCCAAGAAATACAAAACGGAACTTTTCAAGCAGTAACTTCGCCAATCACACTAGCAGAGTGCTTAATCCTTCCTACACGTCAGGGCTTACAGAAACTCCAGCAAGATTTCACAGCCGTGATTGTTTCTGGAACCAACACCTTTTTTCAACCCAGTGATACGGCAGTCGGATGCAAAACCGCAGAAATTCGAGTGAAATACAATCTGAAACTGCCTGATGCTCTCCAAATCTCAACCGCGATCGTCGCTGGATGTGATGTATTTCTGACCAACGATACAGCTTTAGAGCGAGTCACAGAACTGAGAGTCGTTACGATCAAAAATTTGACGCTTTCATCGTAA